The Nitrospirota bacterium genome has a segment encoding these proteins:
- a CDS encoding acyltransferase, which translates to MKKFMNSTRIYYPELDSLRFIAFLLVLIHHSPFAEVIPAFGILIRYGWIGVDLFLCLSAFMFARLLFVEYQREGNINIAYFYIRRALRIWPLYYIFFGITLIYSIYLYGWSSGILYRSLGMLTFTDNLFSMSLGYNHFIAYTAHLWTISYEEQFYLVIPWALRVFYRLKKTTTIYILGTVMLMGVIIRAGFIYYKIGPPAIWVFPFTHFESILGGLIIGLGLFDQYLKKIPVWILLIAGIIALWPVTILQKTSLIQWKLMLTYPLIGIGMSLILFAIMQGGLGPISVLFRNKLFRYLGKISYGLYVYHIACGPLAFEITNTFVSQNSLLVYPAARLTIRLIVTVLVSTMSYEILEKPFLRLKERFTFIHSRPI; encoded by the coding sequence ATGAAAAAATTCATGAATAGCACCAGGATCTATTATCCCGAATTAGATAGCCTTCGCTTTATAGCTTTTCTGTTAGTCCTCATCCATCACTCGCCTTTTGCTGAAGTCATTCCAGCCTTTGGAATTCTAATAAGATATGGCTGGATTGGAGTTGACCTGTTTCTATGTCTCTCCGCCTTTATGTTCGCAAGACTGTTATTTGTGGAATATCAGAGGGAAGGTAACATCAATATTGCTTATTTCTATATTCGTAGGGCGCTCAGGATTTGGCCGTTATATTACATCTTCTTCGGCATAACACTTATTTATTCCATCTATCTATATGGGTGGAGTAGTGGCATTTTGTATCGCTCGCTGGGAATGTTAACCTTTACTGATAATCTCTTCTCCATGAGTCTGGGATATAATCATTTTATCGCATACACTGCTCATTTGTGGACAATTTCTTATGAAGAGCAATTTTACTTAGTCATACCATGGGCATTACGAGTTTTCTATAGATTAAAAAAAACAACCACTATTTATATTTTAGGCACAGTCATGTTGATGGGTGTGATTATCAGGGCGGGCTTTATTTATTATAAAATCGGCCCTCCGGCCATCTGGGTTTTCCCCTTTACTCATTTTGAGTCTATTTTGGGCGGTCTTATTATTGGCTTGGGTCTATTCGATCAGTATCTGAAGAAAATCCCAGTCTGGATACTGCTTATTGCTGGGATTATTGCACTCTGGCCAGTTACAATCCTGCAAAAAACCAGTCTCATCCAATGGAAACTAATGCTCACCTATCCATTAATTGGGATTGGCATGTCGCTCATCCTATTCGCTATCATGCAGGGCGGGCTTGGGCCCATATCAGTTTTGTTCAGAAACAAACTGTTTCGCTACCTCGGAAAAATTTCCTATGGTTTGTATGTTTATCACATTGCCTGCGGACCGTTAGCATTCGAAATCACTAACACTTTCGTCTCGCAAAACAGCCTACTTGTGTACCCGGCAGCAAGATTGACAATTAGATTGATTGTGACAGTCCTTGTTTCAACGATGTCTTATGAAATATTAGAGAAACCATTCCTGCGATTGAAAGAACGATTTACGTTCATCCATTCGCGTCCGATATAA